The sequence CTTTGGGATACGCCCCGATCGATATGCATGTCGTATGGTTTCCATAAGGGCTAGGAGATTGACCTTATCCCTCACATTCTCCGCGGCTTTAATGGCCTCGGTCATTTCCTTACCCTTCTCTATGGCCATTGCTGTTGCCAGGACGACAAACCCCTCGGCAGCAGCGCGGGTCCGGGAGTCTAAAATCTCGATAGCGGTCCGAGGAATCTCCTGCTTAGCCTGCTCTTTTGCCAGTTGGGCCGTATCGTGAAGTGCGCCGGGCTTGGCTGAGAGGGTGATACAAATAATGCTCTGCGCTCTCGTGCTTAGCTCGCGGTAGGCCTCAAGATAATCCGCCGGGGAGGGCGCCGATGTGCTAAAGTGATTGGGGTCCCTTTCTAAAAGATGGTAGGCCTCTGTGGGGCTTATGTCCAGATACTCTTTGTATAAACTGCCATCGAAGTGGATGTTTGAGGGAACTATCCGAATCCCGTAACGCTCTACCATCTCTCTGGTGAAGCAGGCTATGCTATCGGTGATAAGGGCGATCTTATCCATGCTAATTGAGCCCCCGCTGGGTTTGCCCCGCTGCGCCCTAATAGTGTTTGATCGCGATGGCGTCTAAATAATAGCGCGCGGGTCCTTTTAAATCGCTCCCTCCGTTAGTTAAGATAGAAGGCTGGCAATGAGTAGCAGAATAATGATCGCAATCATGGGTGTGATATCTGCCATGCCCAGTCGGGGAACGATGCGACGCAGTGGCGCCAGGATAGGCTCGGTTATCCGGTCCAGGAAAAGCACTACCTGGCTATTGGGGGAGGTGGCAAACCAGGAGAGAATCGCCCGCACGAAAATGATGATGGCAAGCACTTGACATAATATAATAACGATTTCGATGAAGGTGTCCATTTATCTACTAAGCGCCTTCGCTTTTTCATGTGCGGCAATCACCGCACGCAAGAGAAGGTCCCTCAGCCCTCCATCCTCCAGCTTTAATATAGCCTGTTCGGTGGTACCCCCTGGGGATGTAACCATGTCCCTTAACTCCTTGGGAGGTTTGCCTGTTTCCTTGGCAAGGAGAGACGCCCCAACAACGGTCTCCAGCACCAGCTCCTCTGCCATCTCGTGGGGCAGCCCGATGTGCATTGCAGCATCGACTAGCGCCTCGATGACCAGGAATATATAGGCTGGGCCGCTGCCACTAACCGCAGTCGCCATATCGATGTATTTCTCATCGGGCACATATATCTCCCTGCCCAGTGCCCCCAGGATGGACCGGGCAATCTCTTTCTGGCGCTGGCTCACCTCGCGTGATGAGGTCCATACGCTCATCCCCTCGCCGATCTGAGCGGGGGTATTGGGCATGGCACGGATTACGGAGCGGTGACCCAGGCCTCCGGTGATGGTTGCTATCGCCGCCCCGGCGACGATGGAGAGAGCAAGCTGGCCGTGTGTAAGGTGACCATGTAGTTTGGGCATAAGCCCGGCTAAATTCTGGGGCTTAATCGCGATAACGATAACGTCGGCTCCTTCCACAGCAATGCCATAATCACCCGTCACCCCAACCCCGTATGCCTTTTCCAGGCTCGATAGGCGCGCGGCGCTGATATCATTAGCCATGATTCCTTGAGGCGTTGTAAGCCCTTTACCAAGAATCCCCCTTATCATCGCCTCCCCCATGACCCCACCGCCGATAAAGGCAATCTTCATGCGCTATCCTCCCTCCTCCAGTATCTCTCTTATCTCTTCTTGAGATTTATCCTTTAAGGATACGTGCTTTTGGCACTGCACGTCACGAAAGCCTACCATTTCCTCGTCGGTATCGATCTTGCCCCCTATGAGGATAACCAGGTCATCGCCCCCTTTCCCCTTAAGCCTTTTGGTGTGATTGTAGAGTATGTCGGTCAGTATGGCAGTATTGGAATTATGGGTAGAGATCATGACAAAGGCTGCCACCCCTCCACCGCGGAAGGATGTCCCCAGACGCCTTACATCAATGGATACATCTTGAATAGCCTCTAAATCTCGTATCAGGGAATCTGGGGGTGTTTGGTGACCTGTCTGCAGCAAAACTCTTAGCTCACGCCCAGCTACCATTTTCTCCAATTAACTCCCCTTTCAGTTTTGTATATATCATTTTCCTCAACTTCGCTTGCCGAAGATAGCACGCCCGATCCTCACCATGGTGGCTCCCTCCTCCACGGCAACCTCAAAGTCATCGCTCATCCCCATGGAGAGGTGTTTCAGCCTCAAGGAGTCGCCAAGCTCTCGCAGCCTTCGAAAAATGGGTCGTACCTCTTCAGGGTCGCTCACCAGGGGAGCAATGGTCATTAGCCCCTTCACCTCCAGCCTGGGTAAGAGAGCGATCTCCTCCACAGCCTTGGGCAATTCGGCCTCTGAAAAGCCACTCTTTGGTTCCTCCCTTGAGATATTGACCTGAAGCAGCACGGGAATGGTGTTTCGAGCGCGGCCGCTCAAAGCCTCTGCTAATCTAAGTGAGTCGATGCTATGAATTATATCAAAAATCTCCACTGCTGTCTTAACCTTGTTGGTCTGAAGATGGCCCACCATATGCCAGGTGGGGTACGGCTGCAGGTTGGAAAGGCGCGCTTTCTTCTCACTCGCCTCCTGTACCCTGTTCTCGCCAATGTGCCTGATGCCTGCCTCAAGGGCGGCCTCAATGGCCTGGGCGGTTAACCCCTTGGTCACGGCAACAATGGTGATCTCCCCGGGTGGCCGCCCCGCCCTCTGTGCCGCTTGGGCAACGCGCTGCTCCACATCTAGCAGGTTTTGTGAAATACCCATATCAGCAAACCCCGCACTCATGGCATTGGGCTGGGGGGCAGGGGGGGGTCTCCTCGCCGTGGTGTGACCGATCAAGTTCCCTTTCCAGATAAGCAGGCTCAACCCCCGAATCGATATTGGCCCAGGGGAGCCGCTCATCGAGCGGGATTTGCCTGCCAATGTAGAGATCGGCATCGAGCGAAAATTCCGCAAGCGTATGCCGCCACAAGGACAGGGATTTTTTATACACCCCACCCCTCTTACCTAAACCGACCATCCGGGAAAGTACCGGGGCCAGACTCCTATCGCCTCGCGATAGCACACCCTGGACGACGCTCCAGGATATGCTCTCCGACCTGATCGCGATGCCCTTAGGCTCCAGGCTGTTTCTAAGCATGGCAAGTCGATGGGTGAGAATCTTGGCGCTGGCCATCGGAAGCCATTGGAAGGGTGTCCCTGCCTTGGGCACAAAAGGCTCGATGGTAAGGGTGAGATGACTCCCCGCTCGCCCGCGGTCAAGGCACCCCTTAAGGGAGAGAGTCAGCTTGATTATCTCATCGATATCGTCTTCGGTCTCGGTGGGCAAACCGATCATAAAATAGAGCTTGATTTGCCTGGGAGGATGTGTGGCGATCCAGCCTATCGCCTCGATGATGTCTTTCTCCGATACGCCTTTATTGATGATTTTGCGCAATCTTTCCGACCCTGCTTCCGGTGCCAGAGCCAGGGTTTGGGTGCCGCTTTCCACAAGCCCCATGAGGGCTATTCGCGAAAGGGGACGAATTCTCAGCGAGCTGATGGATAACTCTGCCCCCATTCGTTGCAATTTGTTCACCAGCTCTTCTATCTCAGGATGATCGAAGGGTGAAGCCCCCAAGAGCCCTATTCTTTTTCTATATTTCAGGCCGTTCTCAGCCTGGCTAAGCAGGTTATTCAAAGAACGAAAGCGAAAGGGGCGAAAAAGGAAACCGGCGAGGCAGAAGCGGCAGCCCCATCGACATCCACGAGCCTCCTCAATAAGGAACATATTACCAAGCTCTGTCTGGTGGGTAAGTATCACCGAGGTGGTGGCAAAGTCATCTATGTTACGCACCCACTGCCGGGAAACCGGCTTCCCAGAGTAGAGGCCGGGCACATAAACCCCGCCAAGCGAGGAGAGCGACTGTAGCATCTCATCCCTGCCACCTCCAATCCCCTCGGTTATAATATCAAGCATCGGGGGCAAGATAGCCTCCCCCTCCCCAATGGCAAAGCAGTCAAAGAAGGGTGAAAGCGGCTCCGGGTTGGCGACGATACAGGGTCCACCCGCAATCACCAGGGGGTGGGAATCGCTGCGGTCGGCAGCATATAAGGGCGTGGTGCTCCAGTTTAGCATCTCGACTACATTGAAGTAGTCCAGTTCGTAGGATATGGAGAAAGCGAGCACGGCGAAATCATCGAGGGGGTGTCCGGATTCAATACTTTTCCCATCCCCATCCCAGAATACCCGCTCGCAGACAATGTTGTCATAGCTATTGAGCAGACCGTAGATGGTCTGGAAGCCGAGGTTGGACATACCTACATAATAGGTATTGGGGTAAAGCAGAGCGATGGGGACTCTGCCGCCCCAATCCTTGAAGATTGTGCCTTGCTCCCTAGAGAGCCTTTGCCTTGCTGCTTTGTCCCACCTCATCTCACGTTATTTAGCTATCCATACACGACCCGGCCCATTTTGTCGATCTATCCAAACGCCCGAGCCCTGACACTCATAATTATATCATCATCTTCTCGCTGCCCACCATGGCAATCTCAATAGTCTGTCCGCAATTGTGACAGGTTATAGTCAAACTGACGGGGCGCTTCATCGCTCGCTCGGCGAGGGCAGTTACCATGGTATCAATATTATCCAGGCGTTGGTCCAGGGTGTTCAGACGTCGACGGATCTGTTCCAGGCTTAACTCCTGTTCTTTCAATTCCATTTCCGCTTCTCGTGCCAAATTAGCCCTCCTCAATCAGTGGCTAAGAATGAACCACCCAGTATGATTAGCACCAGTCCCACGGTAACAAGTATCCACCCACCCACCCTGAGCGCGCCGGGTTCGACATGCGAAGGCCAGCGGGTCAGGAACTCTCTCAGATCGGGGCGCTGTGAGAGACTATGGTTAAGCCCCCGCTCCTCACCCCTGGCCCATAAAAAGGAGATAATGCCCAGGATGAGAAAAAAACCTCCCATCCCCATCATGATATAGCTATCGAGATCATGCATAGCTGGAGCCTTTTTATGCCTCTAACAATCTGGTTTGTTTATCTCTCTAAGAATACTAACGATAGAACGTATCGCCTAGCTCCATAACTAAAACCCTTTGACTCGATGTAATAGCGACCTTTGAGATTGCCGAGGGAGAGTAACTCGAAATCAGCAATCACATTGTCTGAGTTGTAGGCTTCATAGATCATGGAGTCATCTTTGACAGATTTTTTATACGGAATGAAAAAAGAGTCTTTATTTGTTTTCTTGCTAGGTTGATGAGACCACAAGATTCGTAGTTTTCTTTTACTAGAATTCGGACCTTCACGAAATGTCCAAGCAATAGCTAAGCACGGTTCAGAGGCCATTTCAATGAACCGTATAGTTGTAGCGACTATGGAAGTTTGAAAGGTACGCGCTAGAGGCCAAATTGATCTTATTGAAAAGCCAGATTTCTCGGCGTATAACTTGAATGTTACCTCGGGCATTAGAAGCTCGGCGGCGCCAATATTGCAGAGAGCTTCTTCGGTGCTAATGTTTCCTTCGGAACATGAATCGAGTTTAGCGGTAGTATTGTCTGGTTTCATATCTCTGTTCATGAAAAATGTATGCGCGATCTCGTGCGCGAGAGAGAAATTTTGTCTAACCGGATGGCGAAGAACATTGAGCTTCACTTCATATCCATCTTCAAGCCTTATGAGAAGGGCATCTATCCTTCCGAGATCTGTTTTAGTGATCTTTTTTATTCCTTGAAGATGTGCATAGCGCTCAGGTAGGAAAGGAGGGTTAGCAATGCCACTCTTTTCGAGTAGCTCCCGAGCGTGGCATTGAATAACCTCGACGGGGTTGGCATAGTCAGGCACATCACTGTGCTCTCTTACACTTTTATTCTGCCGGGTTGTTACTTCTGCAACCATTAACTCAACTTCAAACAGGGACATTAGTCATCTGGTCCCTGTCCTCCTTGGTGTGCGCCGCAATGTCTACATTTTGCGCCACCATAAAACGGGGCGCCACATTTAATACAAGTATCGAGAACGGAATCAGAATTGCTAGATATGTAAAATTGCTTAGTCGCTGCAAATATCTGTTTATTAGTTGTAGCTTCTGAATCACTTCTATTATTAGGTGTTTCATCGAGTAAGGGGAACATCCTTGTACCATGAATTTCATCCTGGCCCATGGTGAATAACTTCAATAATTTATCATCGGTGAATTCTCTGCAGACTTCTTCCGTACTTAAGCCAACCGCCCTCGCGGCAAACAGCCGAGGCCTAAGGCACACCGCGAGACGTTCCAGAAACGCTCGAGAAACAACTATTTCCAAGCCGTCTTCTATTCTCGAAAGATATGCTGCTGAGAAATACATACGAGAGGCGAGTTCCGCGAGACTTAAGTCCATAGCAATTCGCGCCTTGCGAATTCCTTTACCCAACCTTCTAGCCTTA is a genomic window of Dehalococcoidia bacterium containing:
- a CDS encoding DegV family protein encodes the protein MDKIALITDSIACFTREMVERYGIRIVPSNIHFDGSLYKEYLDISPTEAYHLLERDPNHFSTSAPSPADYLEAYRELSTRAQSIICITLSAKPGALHDTAQLAKEQAKQEIPRTAIEILDSRTRAAAEGFVVLATAMAIEKGKEMTEAIKAAENVRDKVNLLALMETIRHAYRSGRIPKIAERIGSALSIKPIISISDGAVDFVGLVRTKERGAKRSIRIMREKVGESPVHVAVVHADALEEAQRLKERVAHRSLTAATSGSVNSAR
- a CDS encoding YggT family protein, which produces MDTFIEIVIILCQVLAIIIFVRAILSWFATSPNSQVVLFLDRITEPILAPLRRIVPRLGMADITPMIAIIILLLIASLLS
- the proC gene encoding pyrroline-5-carboxylate reductase, which encodes MKIAFIGGGVMGEAMIRGILGKGLTTPQGIMANDISAARLSSLEKAYGVGVTGDYGIAVEGADVIVIAIKPQNLAGLMPKLHGHLTHGQLALSIVAGAAIATITGGLGHRSVIRAMPNTPAQIGEGMSVWTSSREVSQRQKEIARSILGALGREIYVPDEKYIDMATAVSGSGPAYIFLVIEALVDAAMHIGLPHEMAEELVLETVVGASLLAKETGKPPKELRDMVTSPGGTTEQAILKLEDGGLRDLLLRAVIAAHEKAKALSR
- a CDS encoding YggS family pyridoxal phosphate-dependent enzyme; amino-acid sequence: MGISQNLLDVEQRVAQAAQRAGRPPGEITIVAVTKGLTAQAIEAALEAGIRHIGENRVQEASEKKARLSNLQPYPTWHMVGHLQTNKVKTAVEIFDIIHSIDSLRLAEALSGRARNTIPVLLQVNISREEPKSGFSEAELPKAVEEIALLPRLEVKGLMTIAPLVSDPEEVRPIFRRLRELGDSLRLKHLSMGMSDDFEVAVEEGATMVRIGRAIFGKRS
- a CDS encoding radical SAM protein — its product is MRWDKAARQRLSREQGTIFKDWGGRVPIALLYPNTYYVGMSNLGFQTIYGLLNSYDNIVCERVFWDGDGKSIESGHPLDDFAVLAFSISYELDYFNVVEMLNWSTTPLYAADRSDSHPLVIAGGPCIVANPEPLSPFFDCFAIGEGEAILPPMLDIITEGIGGGRDEMLQSLSSLGGVYVPGLYSGKPVSRQWVRNIDDFATTSVILTHQTELGNMFLIEEARGCRWGCRFCLAGFLFRPFRFRSLNNLLSQAENGLKYRKRIGLLGASPFDHPEIEELVNKLQRMGAELSISSLRIRPLSRIALMGLVESGTQTLALAPEAGSERLRKIINKGVSEKDIIEAIGWIATHPPRQIKLYFMIGLPTETEDDIDEIIKLTLSLKGCLDRGRAGSHLTLTIEPFVPKAGTPFQWLPMASAKILTHRLAMLRNSLEPKGIAIRSESISWSVVQGVLSRGDRSLAPVLSRMVGLGKRGGVYKKSLSLWRHTLAEFSLDADLYIGRQIPLDERLPWANIDSGVEPAYLERELDRSHHGEETPPCPPAQCHECGVC
- a CDS encoding ImmA/IrrE family metallo-endopeptidase translates to MSLFEVELMVAEVTTRQNKSVREHSDVPDYANPVEVIQCHARELLEKSGIANPPFLPERYAHLQGIKKITKTDLGRIDALLIRLEDGYEVKLNVLRHPVRQNFSLAHEIAHTFFMNRDMKPDNTTAKLDSCSEGNISTEEALCNIGAAELLMPEVTFKLYAEKSGFSIRSIWPLARTFQTSIVATTIRFIEMASEPCLAIAWTFREGPNSSKRKLRILWSHQPSKKTNKDSFFIPYKKSVKDDSMIYEAYNSDNVIADFELLSLGNLKGRYYIESKGFSYGARRYVLSLVFLER
- a CDS encoding helix-turn-helix transcriptional regulator gives rise to the protein MKLGDTKARRLGKGIRKARIAMDLSLAELASRMYFSAAYLSRIEDGLEIVVSRAFLERLAVCLRPRLFAARAVGLSTEEVCREFTDDKLLKLFTMGQDEIHGTRMFPLLDETPNNRSDSEATTNKQIFAATKQFYISSNSDSVLDTCIKCGAPFYGGAKCRHCGAHQGGQGPDD